Within Halarchaeum grantii, the genomic segment CCGGAGCCGCCGCGTGCGGCCCCGAGATGGCTTCTTCGTGGTATTTCGTGAACGAGGGGTCGACGCCGAATCGACAGACGGTTGAACCAGCCACCGACAGGAGTCGATATGTTCGAGAGTGGCGCGTTCGTCGCCGACGCCCTCGGCGACGTCACCGACGAACAGGTGCAGCCGAACGGCGTCGACCTCACCCTCGGGAGCGTCGAGGCGCAGACCGAACCGGGGCGCATCACGACCGACGGGAAGACCGTCGGCGAGCGCGACGCCGTCGAGACGGTCGAACGCGACGGGCGCGAGTGCTACGCGCTCGACCCGGGATACTACGTCGCGCAGTACGCCGAGACCGTCCGCGTCCCCGAGGGCCACGTCGGCTTCGTCTACCCGCGTTCGAGCCTGATGCGCAACTCCTGTATGCTCCACACGGCCGTCTGGGACGCCGGCTACGAGGGGAAGGGCGAGGGGTTACTGGAGGTCGGCCGGCCCATCGAGATCGAGGTTGGGGCGCGCTTCGCACAGTTCGTCCTCGCGGAGGCCGAGCACGAGGACGCCTACGACGGGAGCTATCAGGGCGAACGCCTCGACTAGCGCTCGACGGCGTCGAAGAGGGGGGCGAGCGTGTCGACGAGCGCCGCGTCCGCGTCGGCCGACACTCGGGCGTACGCGCTCCCGCCCGCGTACGTGTGCCCGCGAGTGAGAACGTGCAGGAGGCGGAACGTCCGCTCGGCGCCGAGGGCGTCCGCGAAGGCGTCGACGGCGTCGACGTACACGGCGGCGTCGGCGCGGTCGTCGAGCCCCGCACGGAGCGCGGCGGCGAGGTCGGCCGGCCCGGACACCGACTCGACGGGCGCGGCGCAGTCGGCCGGGACGTCGGCACCGAGCGTGACGATACGGGGCGGTGAGTCGATACCCGACGGCCCCCACCGCTCGAGGAGCGCCTGCGGCGTCGTGTCGGCGAGGGCGGCGACGGCGCGCGCGTCGCCTGCGTCCGCCGCGAGCGACGAGAGCGCGTCCTCGGTCGTGCCGACGACGAGCACGCTCCGGCCCGTGTCCATACGTGTCCCACCTATCACTCGTCCATAAATGTGTGGATAATCGACAGGTGTGTGAGAAGGGCGTCGCGGGCGGGTTCGTCCGCCGCGCCGGGGACCCGGGCGGCCGCTCAGACGCGGCGGCGGACGAGCGCGAACACGGCGAGGAGCGCGACGACCGCGGCGACCACCGCACCGCCGACTGCGGTCGTCAGGAGCGGTATCGAGGTGCCCGTCGACCCGCTCGTCGGGGCGTCGGCGGCGCTCGCGGACGACCCGTCGTCGGCGCGCTCGGAATCGCGGACCGTCACGGTGCCCGCGTCGGTGGCGGGTTCGACGGCCGCCCCGCCGTCCGCGTCGAACTGGCGGGGCTCGACGGAGAGGTTCACCGCGCCGGGCGCGACGCCGGAGAGTTCGACGGTGGCGAGGACGACGTCGGACGCGCCGGGCTGGACGCGCTCACGCAGGTCCGCGGCCTCGACGGTCACGCGCCGACCGTCGTCACCGATGGCGGGGTCGGTCGTCAGCCCGAACGTGTCGGGGTAGCTCGCGTTCGAGATGCGGGCGGCGTCGCCCGCGACGCGAACGTCGAGCGCGAACCCCGCGAGGCCCTCCGGCGCTTCGGTGAGGACGACGTCGGCCGTCGCCGTGCCGTTCGCCGCGAGTTCGGCGTTCGCGACCCGGAC encodes:
- a CDS encoding deoxyuridine 5'-triphosphate nucleotidohydrolase, translating into MFESGAFVADALGDVTDEQVQPNGVDLTLGSVEAQTEPGRITTDGKTVGERDAVETVERDGRECYALDPGYYVAQYAETVRVPEGHVGFVYPRSSLMRNSCMLHTAVWDAGYEGKGEGLLEVGRPIEIEVGARFAQFVLAEAEHEDAYDGSYQGERLD
- a CDS encoding DUF7504 family protein; translation: MDTGRSVLVVGTTEDALSSLAADAGDARAVAALADTTPQALLERWGPSGIDSPPRIVTLGADVPADCAAPVESVSGPADLAAALRAGLDDRADAAVYVDAVDAFADALGAERTFRLLHVLTRGHTYAGGSAYARVSADADAALVDTLAPLFDAVER